A window of Pirellula sp. SH-Sr6A contains these coding sequences:
- a CDS encoding DUF3365 domain-containing protein: MRRFGVFLTVVAGFGLTMLGGSQLATKTSAQEAKKQDYALRQAKRELAMLDDIYKTSIVLITTHYVDNKDSIPAGTAFKKLFDAIQAKKWHEVRLIDGTGDPYNPDNEPKEGFEKRAMKKILDGAPQYEEVVSEEGKRFLLAATAIPVVMDKCVICHQVYADAPKGKAIGALGYKIPLQEVAP; this comes from the coding sequence ATGAGACGATTTGGAGTTTTCTTGACGGTTGTGGCTGGATTCGGGCTGACCATGTTGGGCGGAAGTCAGCTTGCGACAAAGACTTCCGCACAGGAGGCAAAGAAGCAGGACTATGCTCTTCGCCAGGCCAAAAGAGAATTGGCGATGCTGGACGACATTTACAAAACCAGTATTGTCCTGATCACGACCCACTATGTGGACAACAAGGATTCGATACCCGCAGGTACCGCGTTCAAAAAACTGTTTGATGCGATCCAAGCTAAGAAATGGCACGAAGTTCGATTGATCGATGGCACGGGCGATCCCTACAACCCGGATAATGAGCCAAAGGAAGGCTTCGAAAAACGAGCCATGAAGAAGATCTTGGACGGAGCCCCGCAATACGAAGAGGTTGTCTCGGAAGAGGGGAAACGTTTCTTGTTGGCCGCCACTGCGATCCCTGTTGTGATGGACAAGTGCGTTATCTGCCATCAAGTTTACGCCGATGCTCCCAAAGGGAAGGCGATCGGGGCATTGGGATATAAGATCCCATTGCAAGAAGTCGCTCCGTAA
- a CDS encoding RrF2 family transcriptional regulator, with translation MFSQTVEYALRAVMHLSQFPAEPQRTAVIAERTKVPLAYLTKVLQGLQREGIVRLQRGIGGGVTLAIPSTELTILRVVNAVEPIPRIKSCPLHLASHGKRLCSLHSKMDDALRRTEEAFGSTTLADLLADPNPSKALCDGPALP, from the coding sequence ATGTTTTCGCAGACGGTTGAGTACGCTTTGCGGGCCGTGATGCACCTTTCCCAGTTTCCGGCGGAGCCCCAGCGGACCGCGGTGATTGCCGAGAGGACGAAAGTACCACTTGCTTACTTGACGAAAGTTCTTCAGGGACTGCAGCGAGAGGGGATCGTCCGGCTGCAACGAGGGATCGGGGGTGGAGTTACGCTTGCGATTCCTTCGACGGAGTTGACAATTTTGCGAGTCGTCAACGCGGTGGAGCCCATACCGAGAATCAAATCTTGTCCGCTTCATCTGGCCTCTCATGGCAAGCGACTTTGCTCGCTACATAGTAAGATGGACGATGCGTTGCGCAGAACCGAAGAAGCGTTTGGGTCTACAACGCTAGCGGATCTGCTCGCGGACCCTAATCCCAGCAAAGCCCTCTGCGATGGGCCGGCACTTCCTTAG
- a CDS encoding PVC-type heme-binding CxxCH protein, which produces MQISLPVARVFAPLAMAWLWTTLLHLVANIPCIADDFPPIQNSEKSTSLPLSPSETVAQARLPDGFQLSVVASEPQVQNPIAMTTDERGRIWIAENYSWSGNGAGGFDPKQRDRVVILEDSDGDGSFDSRKVFADDVHKLTSIEIGNGGVWAISLPNLLFFPDRDRDDSPDSAPIVVLNGFDEEAVGHTPANGLKWGNDGWLYGRHGIQATSSIGPPEASDSQRIKINTGVWRFHPISKRVESVLHGMTNSWGFDFDEHGEMFVINTVIGHLWHVVPGAHVERMYGIDINPHTYQLIEQTADHVHWDTGEKWNEIQKGMSNQTDAAGGGHAHIGLMIYQGDNWPESYRHKLFTLNLHGLRINSNSLERQGTAYVGRRAPDFAFFSDTWFRGMELITAPDGSVLIADWSDTGECHDHDGVHRTSGRVYRLSYQSPRAMTPFDLTKESNEKLVKYLSHPNAWWARTARRVLSERLADADEATRTSVQSLVHNGIAQSDTPAILLRHVEAAFQSGLVVESHLHQLLQHDSEHVRVAAIRFLTDSCQPSDSVLSSQSLGHLQQLAEKDPSGLVHLYLASALQKLPAEQRWTIAKALSRKGQWANDRSFPKMLWYGIEGAVPSNPAEAIGLIADSQIPLVTENVSRRLTLLIESQPAVVDSLVESACVDGFTQAGDVVRGMAKALEGWQKAKPPKGWEKLSNLVSSTPEHGVTKELQTLRLTFGDGRAKEDLLALIQNGGLDPEVRKQALRSLLASKPQDLSPRLLQWLGDRALVLEAIRGLAFYDHPETAKQLLNRWKGLSPAERTEAINTLASRPTTAKELLEAVRSNRISPSEISAFHARQIQSFGDESLTLQLQEVWGEIKATTAERKAWMDQWRNKMTSEFVAGADLSSGRALFQQHCSNCHVLYGIGKRIGPDLTGSNRRNLDYLLENIGDPSASVGAEFRTSIFQLVDDRVITGAVVDRTDRTVTIQTAQERVTIDKQEIAATKLSATSLMPDGLLQNLSEHQVRDLLSYLMHESQVSLPE; this is translated from the coding sequence ATGCAGATCTCTCTCCCCGTAGCTCGTGTCTTCGCTCCCTTGGCAATGGCTTGGTTGTGGACGACCCTACTCCATTTGGTCGCCAACATACCCTGCATTGCCGACGACTTCCCTCCGATTCAGAATTCGGAAAAATCGACGAGTCTCCCTCTTTCGCCGAGTGAAACCGTTGCCCAAGCACGATTGCCGGACGGATTCCAACTCTCTGTAGTCGCGTCCGAACCGCAAGTTCAAAACCCGATCGCGATGACGACTGATGAACGGGGCAGGATTTGGATTGCGGAAAATTACAGCTGGTCTGGCAACGGGGCGGGAGGCTTTGACCCCAAGCAGAGGGATCGCGTCGTCATCTTGGAAGACTCGGATGGAGATGGCTCCTTTGATTCTCGCAAAGTCTTTGCGGACGATGTTCATAAACTTACCAGCATTGAAATTGGGAATGGAGGTGTTTGGGCGATTTCACTTCCCAATCTGCTCTTCTTCCCAGATCGCGATCGCGACGATTCCCCGGATTCAGCCCCCATTGTCGTTCTGAACGGTTTCGATGAGGAAGCCGTCGGTCACACTCCAGCCAACGGATTGAAGTGGGGAAATGACGGATGGCTTTACGGTCGGCATGGCATACAAGCCACCAGTAGCATCGGCCCCCCCGAAGCCTCTGATTCGCAACGAATCAAAATCAACACCGGCGTGTGGCGATTTCATCCGATCTCCAAACGTGTGGAATCGGTGCTCCATGGCATGACCAACTCCTGGGGTTTCGATTTCGATGAGCATGGCGAAATGTTCGTCATCAATACCGTGATCGGCCATCTGTGGCATGTTGTCCCCGGCGCCCATGTCGAACGGATGTATGGCATCGACATCAACCCGCATACCTATCAACTGATTGAGCAAACAGCGGATCATGTTCACTGGGATACCGGCGAAAAGTGGAATGAGATTCAAAAGGGAATGTCCAATCAAACCGATGCAGCAGGGGGCGGACATGCCCACATCGGTTTGATGATCTACCAGGGTGACAATTGGCCCGAGAGTTACCGTCACAAGCTCTTTACGCTCAACCTCCATGGCCTTCGAATCAACAGCAATTCCCTGGAACGGCAAGGGACCGCTTATGTGGGACGGCGAGCTCCCGACTTCGCATTTTTCAGCGATACGTGGTTCCGCGGCATGGAGTTGATCACGGCTCCCGATGGTAGCGTTTTGATCGCGGACTGGAGCGATACAGGTGAATGTCACGATCACGATGGCGTGCACCGAACGAGCGGTCGCGTTTATCGACTCTCCTATCAATCGCCTCGCGCCATGACTCCGTTCGATTTAACGAAGGAGTCCAACGAAAAGCTTGTGAAGTACCTATCGCACCCAAACGCATGGTGGGCTCGCACCGCGCGTCGTGTTTTATCGGAGCGATTGGCGGACGCCGACGAAGCGACGCGTACCTCGGTGCAATCGCTTGTTCATAATGGCATCGCGCAGTCCGACACCCCAGCGATATTGCTGCGGCACGTCGAAGCTGCCTTCCAATCAGGGCTCGTAGTGGAGTCTCATTTGCACCAGCTGCTTCAGCATGACAGCGAGCATGTTCGCGTCGCAGCGATTCGATTCCTGACCGATTCCTGCCAGCCCAGCGACTCGGTTCTATCTTCCCAATCGCTGGGGCATTTGCAGCAATTGGCGGAGAAAGACCCATCGGGTCTTGTCCATCTCTATCTCGCGTCGGCACTGCAGAAGCTGCCAGCTGAGCAGCGTTGGACGATCGCGAAGGCGTTGAGTCGAAAAGGGCAATGGGCCAACGACCGATCTTTTCCCAAGATGCTTTGGTACGGGATCGAAGGTGCCGTACCAAGCAATCCTGCAGAAGCGATTGGCTTGATCGCTGATTCTCAGATTCCTTTGGTAACAGAGAATGTGTCGCGAAGGCTGACGCTCCTGATCGAGTCTCAGCCTGCGGTCGTTGACTCCTTGGTCGAATCGGCGTGCGTGGATGGCTTCACCCAGGCCGGGGATGTCGTTCGCGGGATGGCAAAAGCGTTGGAGGGCTGGCAGAAGGCTAAGCCACCTAAGGGCTGGGAGAAGCTTTCAAACCTGGTCTCGAGCACACCAGAGCACGGAGTGACGAAGGAGTTGCAAACATTGCGACTGACTTTCGGCGATGGCCGTGCCAAAGAGGATTTGCTTGCCCTGATTCAAAACGGCGGACTCGATCCGGAGGTGAGAAAGCAGGCGCTCCGTTCACTACTCGCGAGCAAACCACAGGACTTGTCGCCTAGGTTGCTCCAGTGGCTGGGAGATCGCGCATTGGTCCTGGAAGCGATCCGAGGACTCGCGTTTTACGATCATCCGGAGACTGCCAAGCAACTCCTGAATCGATGGAAGGGATTATCACCCGCTGAACGTACCGAGGCGATCAATACGCTCGCTTCACGCCCAACCACGGCCAAGGAATTGCTGGAGGCAGTCCGGTCCAACAGGATTTCACCCTCTGAGATTTCCGCTTTTCATGCTCGGCAGATCCAGTCGTTTGGAGATGAATCTCTAACATTGCAATTACAGGAGGTGTGGGGTGAGATCAAAGCCACGACAGCCGAACGCAAAGCGTGGATGGACCAATGGCGGAACAAAATGACATCCGAGTTCGTCGCAGGTGCAGACTTGAGTTCGGGAAGAGCCCTCTTCCAACAGCATTGTTCCAATTGCCATGTCTTGTATGGGATTGGAAAGAGAATCGGCCCGGACTTGACCGGCTCCAATCGACGCAATCTCGATTATCTCCTTGAGAATATCGGAGACCCGAGCGCCAGTGTCGGTGCGGAGTTTCGAACCAGCATCTTCCAATTGGTCGATGATCGGGTGATCACGGGTGCAGTCGTCGACCGAACGGATCGCACCGTAACGATCCAGACCGCGCAGGAACGGGTGACAATCGATAAGCAAGAGATCGCGGCGACCAAGCTATCGGCTACTTCGCTGATGCCAGACGGTCTGTTGCAAAATCTATCGGAGCATCAAGTCCGAGACCTTCTCTCCTACTTGATGCACGAAAGCCAAGTCTCCTTGCCGGAGTGA
- a CDS encoding PEGA domain-containing protein yields MANEPLIRCFPNEDRTAAPPTIPSSMELTRITRLACVCMAGMIAMQIGCIRKRMTVRTNPPGAMVYVDRQPIGLSPVSTNYTYYGTRNFEIVRDGYRTERFLRRFNPPWYAIPPLDFISESLWPFERRDERIIDVQLTPEPVVTNDALIDSGEQLRLQSSQGIAVSQPPPVTPVLPITPIPVAPSP; encoded by the coding sequence ATGGCAAATGAACCACTCATCCGTTGCTTCCCGAACGAAGACCGGACTGCAGCCCCCCCAACCATCCCATCTTCCATGGAATTGACTCGCATCACTCGACTCGCATGCGTTTGCATGGCAGGGATGATTGCAATGCAAATTGGATGCATTCGCAAGCGGATGACGGTGCGCACCAATCCACCCGGTGCCATGGTCTATGTCGATCGGCAACCGATTGGACTAAGTCCAGTCTCCACAAACTATACCTACTACGGGACACGAAATTTCGAAATCGTTCGGGACGGCTATCGAACCGAGCGGTTCTTGAGGCGATTCAATCCTCCTTGGTATGCCATTCCACCTCTCGACTTCATTTCCGAATCGTTATGGCCATTTGAACGTCGGGACGAGCGGATCATCGACGTTCAACTCACACCGGAACCGGTCGTCACCAACGACGCATTGATCGACAGCGGAGAGCAACTGCGACTGCAATCAAGCCAGGGAATCGCAGTCTCGCAACCGCCGCCAGTCACCCCAGTACTCCCCATCACCCCGATCCCGGTCGCACCCTCACCCTAA
- a CDS encoding DUF3037 domain-containing protein: protein MNPVKGHYSIVQYCPDLARRETVNIGVVLLVPERAFLQTRMVADNERVRHFFGTTGDDAKLLSDFKKSFSARIEAEHGRVTTLETFQKFIDTRGNQIQLTEPAFVKVRECQETIDQLFEQLVGGKAKPQKRESFTKSLQTRFEAGKVADLIETNVPISVPILERETKVPFAFQNGAFHLLQPVTFAADKEESNFNRALKYSMEGKILQDTPDDEYGQLKFNVIGRFASMSDPSIPIVRKVLEESNVRLHLDHDLSKLVDEIRRTGKPRVKRA, encoded by the coding sequence ATGAATCCAGTTAAAGGCCATTACAGCATTGTTCAGTATTGCCCTGATCTCGCTAGGCGGGAGACGGTCAACATTGGCGTTGTTCTGCTTGTACCTGAACGCGCGTTTCTGCAAACGCGGATGGTTGCGGACAATGAACGTGTTCGCCACTTCTTCGGAACCACAGGTGATGACGCAAAACTGTTGAGCGATTTTAAGAAAAGCTTTTCCGCTCGAATCGAAGCTGAACATGGGCGGGTAACCACGCTAGAAACGTTTCAAAAGTTTATTGACACTCGTGGCAATCAGATTCAGCTAACCGAACCAGCGTTCGTAAAGGTTCGAGAATGCCAAGAGACAATCGACCAGTTATTTGAACAATTGGTGGGTGGTAAGGCTAAGCCACAAAAACGGGAGTCCTTTACTAAGTCGTTGCAGACGCGATTCGAAGCGGGCAAAGTTGCAGATCTTATTGAGACGAATGTCCCGATATCGGTACCGATTCTCGAACGAGAAACCAAAGTCCCTTTCGCATTCCAAAACGGTGCATTCCATTTGTTGCAGCCAGTAACATTTGCAGCGGATAAGGAAGAATCGAATTTCAATCGCGCGCTAAAGTACTCGATGGAAGGCAAGATACTTCAAGACACCCCCGATGACGAGTATGGACAATTGAAGTTTAATGTCATTGGCCGCTTCGCCAGTATGTCCGATCCCTCAATACCAATCGTTCGCAAGGTGCTTGAGGAATCCAATGTCCGACTACATCTGGATCACGACCTTTCAAAATTGGTTGACGAGATACGTCGAACGGGCAAGCCCAGAGTGAAGCGCGCGTAA
- a CDS encoding DUF1580 domain-containing protein produces MLDTEKLMPLADAAKIALGFDKHKSTIYRWATKGLRGASGRRVFLNDRRIGGELMCTIQDVREFDVAINARIEVPRPVKPTAGQRQYVKDRLKALGLT; encoded by the coding sequence ATGTTGGATACCGAAAAGCTCATGCCCCTTGCTGATGCTGCCAAAATCGCTCTCGGCTTCGACAAACACAAAAGCACCATCTACCGATGGGCGACCAAGGGACTTCGCGGCGCGAGCGGCCGTCGCGTCTTCTTGAACGATCGCCGAATCGGGGGCGAACTCATGTGCACCATCCAGGATGTCCGTGAGTTCGACGTGGCTATCAACGCTCGCATCGAAGTTCCTCGCCCCGTCAAACCGACCGCGGGCCAACGCCAATACGTCAAGGATCGCCTCAAGGCGCTCGGCCTGACCTGA
- a CDS encoding ATP-binding protein, with protein MNTPPTLPDGSSRITVKVKGDYLERLAARAKPMEAIQELIWNAVDADATKVKVSIDVNGLSAIDRIVVEDNGHGIRYSDSEDVFESLGGSKKRTQRLSSEKKRQMHGQAGKGRFKSFCIGSKVTWKTTFRSEDSQRTYSICGESASLGTFLRGPISQTDKRSGTRVEITQIKKNFRSLQGKSAIQQITECFALYLRKYPDVQIIYDGKKINPASVQSAATDLELPPIEFNGVQHPVSMTIIEWKVKSDRQLLLCDENGTTLDSIPSGIRASGFNFTSYIKSSLVKVLENEDLLGAYELCSEIAELKSKAREKLKEHFSKKQVSLGREVVDSWKNEKVYPFTGNPTNVIEEAERRVFDVVALSLHDYLPDFENADPKSKKFALRLLKHALEEKPSDVSRILHEVLELPKSKQEEFANLLNRTSLSAIINTAKLIADRLEFLKGLETILFDPNFRKHLKERSELHRILADNTWIFGEEFNLTVDDQSLNEVLRRHSGLLNSNSDAGDVDYDLDVVDLNGKKGIVDLMLSRSIPKVGRKQVEHLVVELKRPSQSINDQVMIQVRNYAFAVAEDERFKYTGVTWRFIAISNRMTKPIDKQVNNQRNRPQGQYLEQDEYRLTVWAFTWGQIIESARARLRYLEEHLKYAANMDDGLAYLKAKYPEYVPDIDRSDTPSKDSDLEGHKDMSHDLPALLDRVSAPQDKQLLEDGLKTRPTTTISDPKVPIVPSVALLPAPKNHSASIDVKDPLLDGDSSNGNQLT; from the coding sequence ATGAATACCCCGCCCACTCTACCAGACGGCTCAAGTCGCATCACGGTCAAGGTCAAGGGGGACTATCTTGAGCGACTTGCTGCTAGAGCCAAGCCGATGGAGGCTATACAAGAGCTTATTTGGAATGCTGTCGACGCCGATGCGACAAAGGTGAAAGTCTCGATCGACGTAAATGGGTTGTCAGCGATCGACCGAATTGTCGTCGAGGACAATGGACATGGCATTCGGTATTCGGATTCAGAGGATGTATTTGAAAGCCTTGGCGGATCTAAGAAGAGAACTCAGCGCCTCTCTTCCGAGAAGAAAAGGCAAATGCACGGTCAAGCAGGCAAAGGTAGATTCAAGTCCTTTTGCATCGGCTCGAAAGTGACCTGGAAAACGACGTTCCGGTCCGAAGATTCGCAAAGGACATATTCAATTTGTGGAGAGAGTGCTTCGCTGGGAACGTTTCTAAGAGGACCAATTTCGCAAACCGACAAACGAAGCGGAACACGAGTCGAAATAACCCAGATCAAGAAAAATTTCCGATCTCTCCAAGGCAAGTCAGCAATCCAGCAGATCACAGAATGCTTCGCACTTTACCTTCGTAAGTATCCAGATGTGCAGATAATCTATGATGGTAAGAAAATTAACCCGGCGAGCGTTCAATCCGCAGCGACCGACTTGGAGTTACCACCAATTGAATTCAATGGTGTTCAGCATCCTGTTTCGATGACCATCATTGAATGGAAGGTCAAATCAGATCGCCAATTGCTTCTATGCGACGAAAACGGTACGACACTTGACTCAATCCCATCGGGGATTCGTGCAAGCGGCTTCAACTTTACGTCGTACATCAAAAGCTCCTTAGTGAAAGTCCTCGAAAACGAAGACCTTTTGGGTGCTTACGAGTTGTGCTCGGAAATCGCAGAATTGAAATCAAAAGCTCGAGAGAAACTCAAGGAACACTTCTCGAAAAAGCAGGTAAGCTTAGGTCGCGAAGTGGTTGATTCTTGGAAAAACGAAAAGGTTTACCCCTTCACTGGGAATCCAACCAACGTAATCGAGGAAGCGGAAAGGCGGGTGTTCGATGTCGTCGCGCTTAGCTTGCACGACTATCTACCTGATTTCGAGAATGCTGATCCAAAAAGCAAAAAATTTGCCCTACGTTTGCTCAAGCATGCCTTGGAGGAAAAGCCAAGTGATGTAAGCAGGATTCTTCATGAAGTCCTCGAACTACCTAAGTCAAAGCAGGAAGAGTTTGCTAATCTTCTGAATCGGACGTCGCTTTCTGCGATCATCAATACAGCGAAACTGATTGCTGATCGCCTAGAGTTTCTCAAAGGATTAGAGACGATTTTGTTCGACCCAAATTTCAGAAAGCATCTTAAGGAACGATCTGAGTTACATCGCATATTGGCTGACAACACCTGGATTTTTGGAGAGGAATTCAATTTGACTGTCGACGACCAGTCTTTGAACGAAGTTCTTAGGCGTCACTCAGGTCTACTAAATAGCAATAGCGATGCAGGAGATGTCGACTACGATTTAGATGTTGTTGATCTGAATGGCAAGAAGGGAATTGTGGATCTTATGCTCTCTCGCTCGATCCCGAAAGTAGGAAGGAAGCAAGTCGAGCACTTGGTTGTCGAGTTGAAAAGACCATCACAGTCAATCAATGATCAAGTGATGATTCAAGTACGAAACTATGCGTTTGCCGTCGCTGAAGACGAAAGATTTAAGTATACGGGTGTTACTTGGCGTTTTATCGCCATTTCAAATCGGATGACCAAGCCAATTGACAAGCAGGTCAATAATCAAAGGAATCGCCCACAGGGACAATATTTGGAACAGGACGAGTATCGTCTTACGGTTTGGGCCTTTACTTGGGGACAAATAATTGAGTCCGCACGTGCGAGGCTTCGGTATTTGGAAGAACATTTGAAATACGCGGCCAATATGGATGACGGTCTCGCGTATCTCAAAGCCAAGTACCCAGAGTACGTTCCTGATATTGATCGTTCAGATACACCGTCAAAGGATTCTGATCTTGAAGGCCATAAGGATATGTCGCATGATTTACCAGCTCTACTCGACCGAGTTTCAGCGCCCCAGGATAAACAACTACTCGAAGATGGTCTAAAGACTCGCCCAACGACCACAATATCAGACCCCAAAGTTCCAATCGTTCCATCGGTTGCGTTACTACCTGCCCCAAAGAATCACTCCGCTTCGATCGACGTTAAAGATCCATTGCTAGACGGAGACAGCTCAAACGGTAATCAGTTAACCTAG
- a CDS encoding IS5 family transposase codes for MVCRWERHPCPSMCFWRWKKGAPDEPADHALGRSRGGYSTKIHLLVDGMGNPLAFTITGGQAHETTALLEVLEKADNDLHDSEGRPVAWPVNLAGDKGYRAEWIDETLIDLGINPIIPSKSNEDRDARTAQFDGDCYRRRNIVERSIGWLKECRRVFSRFEKTAINYAGMIKMAMIERFLRMMCS; via the coding sequence ATGGTGTGTCGATGGGAGCGTCATCCGTGCCCATCGATGTGCTTCTGGCGGTGGAAAAAGGGGGCGCCAGACGAGCCAGCTGATCATGCACTAGGCCGTTCGCGAGGCGGATATTCAACCAAAATCCATCTTCTCGTGGATGGCATGGGCAATCCTCTGGCATTCACCATTACGGGAGGGCAAGCTCATGAGACCACAGCACTGCTCGAGGTCCTCGAGAAGGCCGACAACGATCTTCATGACAGCGAAGGTCGCCCGGTTGCTTGGCCAGTGAATCTTGCAGGAGATAAAGGTTATCGAGCCGAATGGATCGACGAGACGCTCATCGATCTTGGAATCAATCCGATCATCCCGTCGAAGTCGAATGAAGATCGCGACGCACGAACGGCACAATTCGACGGGGATTGTTATCGACGCCGGAATATTGTCGAACGCTCCATAGGTTGGCTCAAAGAGTGTCGACGCGTCTTTTCGCGATTCGAGAAGACCGCCATTAACTACGCTGGGATGATTAAAATGGCGATGATCGAACGATTCCTCCGAATGATGTGTAGTTAA
- a CDS encoding IS5 family transposase, with product MARHRLTDLQWECIEELFPSPKTTGRPPTNYRLAFDAILWILRTGSPWRDLPEEFGKWRTIYGLYDKWNGDGTLDAVLNKLRSARIDDGAIDSDLWCVDGSVIRAHRCASGGGKRGRQTSQLIMH from the coding sequence ATGGCACGTCACAGATTAACCGATTTGCAATGGGAATGCATCGAGGAACTGTTTCCGTCTCCGAAGACAACGGGGCGGCCTCCTACGAACTACCGCTTAGCGTTTGATGCCATTCTTTGGATTCTGCGCACCGGATCGCCTTGGCGCGATCTCCCTGAAGAATTTGGGAAGTGGAGAACTATCTACGGCCTCTACGATAAATGGAACGGTGATGGAACCCTTGACGCTGTTCTGAATAAGCTTCGTTCAGCTCGCATTGATGATGGTGCAATCGATAGTGATCTATGGTGTGTCGATGGGAGCGTCATCCGTGCCCATCGATGTGCTTCTGGCGGTGGAAAAAGGGGGCGCCAGACGAGCCAGCTGATCATGCACTAG
- a CDS encoding BRCT domain-containing protein, with protein MYHSDQNPYAKFCDHAVLTKAVNMLIGIVEGIAFDDSVNISEIELLSEWMLFHQPYERLHPFNEFFPLIANALEDGKLDEAERDDILWLARKVAGDEFEQRTKGDMQVLHGILQGVIADGVINQAEVEKLRDWTFEHEHLQRIWPFDEVQSLVTSVLSDGVITNEEHAMLMSFMSDFCELKPESAGGLIQHSVMGVCAMCPEIHFDDNKFCFTGSSSRLNRSGFEQLIRDLGGIAHPRVVSDLDYLVIGDLGNPCWAYACYGRKVEQAMKLRKEGARLLIVHENDLWDAVEDSR; from the coding sequence ATGTATCATTCGGATCAGAATCCCTATGCAAAGTTTTGCGATCACGCTGTCCTTACGAAGGCTGTGAACATGCTAATCGGGATCGTCGAGGGAATTGCTTTCGATGATTCCGTAAATATATCAGAGATCGAACTGCTAAGCGAATGGATGCTGTTCCATCAACCCTACGAGCGGCTTCATCCTTTCAATGAATTCTTCCCTTTGATCGCAAACGCCCTCGAGGACGGTAAGCTCGATGAAGCAGAGCGAGACGATATTCTTTGGCTCGCGAGGAAGGTTGCCGGCGATGAGTTTGAGCAACGGACCAAAGGGGATATGCAGGTTCTGCATGGCATCCTCCAAGGTGTGATCGCGGATGGAGTGATCAATCAAGCGGAAGTAGAAAAACTGAGGGATTGGACCTTTGAGCATGAGCATCTCCAAAGGATTTGGCCATTTGACGAAGTTCAGTCGCTCGTAACATCCGTTCTTTCCGATGGCGTGATTACGAATGAAGAACACGCCATGCTCATGTCGTTCATGTCCGACTTCTGCGAATTGAAGCCTGAATCGGCCGGAGGATTGATTCAGCATTCAGTGATGGGCGTTTGCGCTATGTGCCCCGAGATCCACTTCGACGACAACAAGTTCTGCTTCACGGGGTCAAGCAGTAGATTGAATCGATCTGGTTTCGAGCAGTTGATTCGAGATCTTGGCGGCATTGCCCACCCTCGAGTGGTAAGCGATCTCGATTACTTAGTTATTGGAGACTTAGGAAACCCCTGCTGGGCCTATGCCTGTTACGGCCGGAAGGTTGAGCAAGCGATGAAGCTTCGAAAAGAAGGTGCTAGGCTTTTGATCGTTCATGAAAACGATTTGTGGGATGCCGTCGAGGATTCTCGTTGA
- the tmk gene encoding dTMP kinase: MPSQDGILIAIEGIDGTGKTTQAKLLADLLSGAGEVVKLSKEPTDGQWGRKLRASAQAGRLPLKEELELFVKDRKEHVETLIQPALDRGGIVILDRYFYSTIAYQGARGANPGDIEAMMQFAPVPDVVFLLDADPRITIGRISEGRNETPNEFEGLENLQACRSVFLDLAKTRDEIHSIDATLPIDFVSMSVCKALLDTVLYAKRCRKVNGCDVFDCGFRALNECRWAILKSKLSPAQLRASFSKA; the protein is encoded by the coding sequence ATGCCAAGCCAAGACGGAATACTGATCGCTATCGAAGGGATTGATGGCACTGGTAAAACAACTCAAGCGAAATTGCTAGCGGATCTATTGTCTGGTGCAGGAGAGGTGGTGAAGCTCTCAAAAGAACCTACTGATGGGCAATGGGGCAGAAAACTTCGAGCCTCAGCTCAGGCCGGCCGACTGCCACTTAAAGAAGAGCTTGAACTCTTCGTGAAGGATCGGAAAGAGCATGTCGAGACGCTAATTCAGCCTGCTTTGGATCGTGGGGGAATCGTGATCCTTGACAGGTACTTCTACTCGACGATTGCCTATCAAGGAGCTCGTGGCGCCAATCCAGGGGACATCGAGGCGATGATGCAGTTCGCCCCGGTTCCAGATGTCGTTTTTCTTTTGGACGCAGATCCAAGAATTACAATTGGTCGCATTTCAGAGGGTAGAAACGAAACGCCAAACGAGTTCGAGGGCTTGGAGAACTTACAAGCTTGCAGATCGGTTTTCCTCGATCTCGCAAAAACACGCGACGAGATACATTCTATCGACGCCACCTTACCAATCGACTTCGTTTCGATGAGTGTTTGTAAAGCGTTGCTGGATACCGTTCTATACGCAAAGCGCTGTAGGAAAGTAAACGGATGCGATGTGTTCGACTGCGGTTTCAGAGCCTTAAACGAATGCCGATGGGCGATTCTTAAGTCGAAACTCAGCCCAGCTCAGTTACGAGCTAGTTTTTCTAAAGCATGA